A genomic stretch from Bordetella sp. N includes:
- a CDS encoding SCP2 domain-containing protein — translation MLPFPALPSPSRLLCGALNALLKREEWARDRLARHAGKTVRLSFGRFQLALTVDAQGYADVADTAIVPDVTLTLDSGKFSLGRLLGAEGRALARASARERADAFADMTHISGDAGLAQVVAELAANLRWDVEDELARVVGDIPATRLTQGVRGATRGARDVAQRIGGNVAEYLSYEQGVLANRPVLQGWRDGVTGVAAGVDALAARLARLEARLSRLDGAQSAVGQA, via the coding sequence ATGCTGCCTTTCCCTGCCTTGCCTAGCCCGTCGCGCCTGCTGTGCGGCGCGCTCAATGCCTTGCTCAAACGCGAGGAGTGGGCGCGCGATCGCCTGGCCCGCCACGCGGGCAAGACGGTGCGCCTGTCCTTCGGACGCTTCCAGCTGGCATTGACGGTGGATGCGCAGGGCTACGCGGACGTTGCCGACACTGCCATCGTGCCGGATGTCACCTTGACCCTGGACAGCGGCAAATTCAGCCTGGGGCGCCTGCTGGGCGCGGAAGGCAGGGCGCTGGCGCGGGCCTCCGCGCGTGAACGGGCCGATGCCTTCGCGGACATGACGCATATCTCCGGCGACGCCGGTTTGGCCCAGGTCGTGGCGGAACTCGCCGCCAATCTGCGCTGGGACGTGGAGGACGAGCTGGCGCGTGTCGTCGGCGATATCCCCGCCACCCGGCTGACCCAGGGTGTGCGCGGTGCGACGCGCGGCGCGCGCGACGTGGCGCAGCGCATCGGCGGCAACGTGGCTGAATACCTGTCCTATGAGCAGGGCGTGCTGGCCAACCGTCCGGTGCTGCAAGGCTGGCGCGATGGCGTCACCGGCGTGGCCGCCGGTGTCGATGCCCTGGCCGCCCGCCTGGCGCGGCTGGAGGCGCGTTTGAGCCGGCTGGATGGTGCCCAATCCGCGGTGGGGCAAGCCTGA